The following coding sequences lie in one Fusarium poae strain DAOMC 252244 chromosome 1, whole genome shotgun sequence genomic window:
- a CDS encoding hypothetical protein (BUSCO:5109at5125) translates to MADTQNRYYPLDSSLARKHRGRLNPIIEEDSDDGMAQNGGRRLRRTGNAQLKIEAWLTPMSDHFPTPRGMHYLSAPVLPSSPSADSATDTSPTTSSNPWNRQSVATEATEFEDLYDVTDDEDDMARRRASAKSRQAPTKQPTPLVIPATRDNSVESWSAVDNMKKSLTSPVPLTPSVKLTMSPAQMEFMHEQHAAPTPTMSAPPSLDGSLTSEQLAAMSAPPTPIIGNEESVTDDAWAGVQLQPGALATLQALASGEENPHEQPSQVLEVPEQQPAHQIVEMRQQPLRLITSFQPQSTINRAFSPNTNRQSLADLTKLDIPSPGGFFSGLSPRTRNTWHMPSKSPEDMPPPTSTTAEQFYRCPWNTDVSAPSVPKRKDFVEDFYRNVRFTPAPTEPIVEQVVELKEEDDFSDDMPTARPVFEHKTAPSTVESADAPASPQAEDVPTEIVVDYDPDYARKQQKEALSHFDRTELWLMAQRSYLRGVQDDTSEEDGGLNTIAEEAEEEIEPSMVQSGLPPLKVQPEHSIAPLKKSVRFSNLVSTSDHPKRLPSMLVRRESAYYRAFQDYIIRIQRQDVFVHQLARFEAIQAQRVSLRESHRNQLLGKYQLSVVPQSAKKRLSANVARGDDTIVDDPEKLRHEKEVEAMNQMTVAAWHVAAMKMLNGGRLISAPVTKRLARLSRAAPNKSGVVRERARVLDLGGQTTCDWAWHCALQFPNTKVYTVTTKSIRQLSNCNVRGPPNHRQVAVEKFSRLPFADNQFDLISARELHSILKLFGENGEDEWDTCLKECMRVLKPGGYLDFSLLDSDIINTGPVGLAKSVEFGFALKTLGYDPNPTKLWLARLARAGFQDTRRIWMCLPMGARRSMYKPPTPPMKDSPDGQDVKTCQMDAMVMGSSDDIASACSIAGGWNWERWLLRCEMEKVAGELRLADTTTTGTAMEEAGKCLDGVSAVFEEGRNCKSGFRMLNGYAQKPKAGTETIKIALRE, encoded by the coding sequence ATGGCCGACACACAAAACCGATATTACCCCCTGGACTCTTCGCTGGCTCGGAAGCACAGGGGAAGACTTAATCCTATAATCGAGGAGGATAGTGACGATGGTATGGCCCAGAACGGAGGTCGCAGGCTAAGACGAACCGGCAATGCTCAACTCAAGATCGAGGCTTGGTTGACACCAATGAGCGATCACTTCCCGACACCAAGGGGAATGCATTATCTTTCCGCTCCGGTTCTACCATCTTCACCCTCAGCTGACTCGGCTACCGACACTTCACCAACAACCTCCAGCAATCCATGGAACCGCCAAAGTGTTGCCACTGAGGCCACCGAGTTTGAGGACCTCTACGATGTGacggatgatgaggatgatatGGCGAGGAGAAGGGCATCTGCTAAGTCGAGGCAGGCCCCGACAAAGCAGCCCACTCCGCTTGTCATCCCAGCAACCCGCGACAATTCTGTCGAGTCGTGGTCCGCTGTGGATAACATGAAGAAGTCTCTGACTTCACCAGTCCCTTTGACTCCATCCGTCAAACTCACCATGTCGCCCGCGCAGATGGAGTTCATGCACGAACAGCACgccgcaccaacaccaacaatgtCGGCACCCCCGTCCCTGGATGGCAGCTTGACTTCAGAGCAGCTCGCGGCAATGAGCGCACCGCCCACACCCATCATTGGTAATGAGGAATCAGTTACGGATGATGCTTGGGCTGGTGTCCAGCTCCAGCCTGGTGCCCTGGCTACTCTTCAAGCCCTTGCAAGCGGCGAGGAAAACCCCCATGAGCAGCCATCTCAGGTCCTCGAGGTTCCCGAGCAACAGCCTGCCCACCAAATTGTTGAGATGCGACAACAGCCACTGCGACTCATTACAAGTTTTCAGCCGCAGTCCACTATCAATAGGGCTTTCTCTCCCAACACAAACCGCCAGTCTCTGGCTGACTTGACCAAGCTTGATATCCCCTCTCCAGGCGGCTTTTTCTCTGGTCTGTCTCCACGAACCCGCAACACATGGCACATGCCCTCCAAGTCCCCCGAGGACATGCCACCGCCTACATCGACCACCGCCGAGCAGTTCTACCGATGCCCCTGGAACACGGATGTTTCTGCCCCTTCTGTTCCCAAGCGTAAGGACTTTGTCGAGGACTTTTATCGTAACGTCAGATTCACCCCCGCTCCTACCGAGCCCATCGTTGAACAGGTAGTTGAACTTAAGGAGGAGGATGACTTCTCAGATGATATGCCCACTGCTCGCCCTGTTTTTGAGCACAAGACCGCCCCTTCCACTGTCGAGTCTGCCGACGCTCCTGCTTCACCTCAAGCTGAAGATGTCCCTACTGAGATTGTCGTTGATTACGATCCCGACTATGCTCGCAAGCAACAAAAGGAGGCACTCTCTCACTTTGATCGCACTGAGCTCTGGCTCATGGCCCAACGATCCTACCTTCGCGGTGTCCAGGATGACACTTCTGAGGAGGATGGTGGTCTCAACACTATTGCTGAGGAGGCCGAAGAAGAAATCGAGCCCTCCATGGTCCAGAGCGGGCTCCCTCCCCTTAAGGTCCAGCCTGAGCACTCTATTGCTCCCCTTAAGAAGAGTGTTCGATTTTCCAACCTGGTCTCTACATCTGATCACCCCAAGCGTCTACCTTCTATGCTTGTCCGCCGTGAGTCTGCCTACTACCGAGCATTCCAAGACTATATCATTCGCATCCAGCGCCAAGATGTGTTTGTCCACCAGCTCGCCCGCTTTGAGGCCATCCAGGCCCAGCGCGTTTCTCTCCGAGAATCCCACCGCAACCAGCTTCTAGGCAAGTACCAGCTCAGTGTCGTCCCCCAATCCGCCAAGAAGCGACTTAGTGCCAACGTTGCTCGCGGCGACGACACCATTGTCGATGACCCTGAGAAGCTCCGACATGAGAAGGAGGTTGAGGCCATGAACCAGATGACCGTTGCTGCCTGGCACGTTGCCGCTATGAAGATGCTCAACGGTGGCCGTCTGATCTCTGCTCCAGTGACTAAGAGACTTGCTCGTCTCTCTCGCGCAGCTCCCAACAAGAGCGGTGTTGTCCGCGAGCGCGCCAGGGTTCTCGATCTTGGTGGACAGACCACATGCGACTGGGCGTGGCACTGCGCGCTTCAGTTCCCCAACACCAAGGTTTATACCGTCACCACCAAGTCTATTCGTCAACTCTCCAACTGTAACGTCCGCGGTCCTCCCAACCACCGTCAAGTCGCCGTTGAGAAGTTCTCTCGCCTTCCTTTTGCGGACAATCAGTTTGATCTCATTTCTGCTCGAGAGCTCCACAGCATCCTCAAGCTCTTTGGCGAGAACGGCGAAGATGAGTGGGACACTTGCCTCAAGGAGTGCATGCGTGTCCTCAAGCCTGGCGGTTACCTCGACTTTTCCCTTCTTGACTCAGACATCATCAATACTGGTCCCGTCGGACTGGCCAAGAGTGTCGAGTTCGGCTTTGCTCTTAAGACTCTGGGATATGATCCCAACCCCACCAAGCTCTGGCTTGCCCGTCTAGCCCGCGCCGGCTTCCAAGACACCCGTCGCATCTGGATGTGCCTCCCAATGGGTGCCAGGCGAAGCATGTACAAGCCCCCCACTCCCCCAATGAAGGATAGCCCCGATGGACAGGACGTCAAGACCTGCCAGATGGACGCTATGGTGATGGGAAGCAGTGATGACATTGCCAGCGCTTGCAGTATTGCTGGCGGCTGGAACTGGGAGCGATGGCTCCTCCGCTGTGAGATGGAAAAGGTTGCTGGTGAGCTGCGACTCGCCGATACCACCACTACTGGAACTGCCATGGAAGAGGCTGGCAAGTGTCTGGACGGTGTTTCCGCTGTATTCGAGGAAGGCCGAAACTGCAAGTCCGGCTTCCGAATGCTCAATGGTTATGCCCAGAAGCCCAAGGCTGGCACCGAGACCATCAAGATTGCTCTCCGCGAGTGA
- the TMA22 gene encoding Translation machinery-associated protein 22 (BUSCO:54842at5125) — protein MADVEQPEGEPQSRHVTYCGVCTLPPEYCEYGGTVKKCQEWLEKNEPELYSRIWSAEALEAATASLSVEAQKRAAKDAQKKTAKAEAAEAKHADMLAKSMITIKRIERNKKKFVTAVIGLEAFDLELKKVAKDLGKKFATGASVTKLPGGGDEIVVQGDVSIELEEFLLEKYKHIPKDHIELVEDKKKKKATPA, from the exons ATGGCCGACGTGGAACAGCCCGAGGGCGAGCCTCAGAGTCGTCATGTCACCTACTGTGGTG TCTGCACTCTGCCCCCAGAG TACTGCGAGTATGGCGGAACCGTCAAGAAATGCCAAGAATGGCTAGAAAAGAATGAGCCAGAGCTGTACAGTCGCATCTGGTCAGCAG AGGCCCTTGAAGCCGCTACCGCATCGCTATCCGTAGAAGCCCAGAAACGAGCCGCGAAAGATGCACAGAAGAAGACCGCAAAAGCCGAAGCCGCCGAAGCAAAGCACGCTGACATGTTGGCTAAGAGCATGATCACGATCAAGCGTATCGAGCGAAACAAGAAGAAATTTGTCACCGCTGTGATAGGATTGGAGGCATTTGATCTGGAGCTGAAGAAG GTCGCCAAGGATCTCGGAAAGAAGTTTGCTACGGGAGCTTCAGTCACCAAGCTCCCCGGTGGCGGAGACGAGATTGTCGTACAGGGTGATGTCAGCATTGAGCTAGAGGAGTTTCTGCTTGAGAAGTACAAACACATACCCAAGGATCACATCGAACTTGTcgaggacaagaagaagaagaaggctactcCCGCATAG
- a CDS encoding hypothetical protein (BUSCO:51440at5125), which produces MAPTRPRTRSSGQGSPSFSKNAAAELVPLRSGSPTAHPPSPIKKRTAGTITMQQKQAMIDNMQLEITERARRLRAQYNYMATTARSRIEMRLNRIPMSMRNVKMGELLQKYMDQERQRTARSAATKKPPTTARITSPVKQAQHSAHNFKSSTRINKRMSDAISGDKENEIEHNENAKKVRGVPNGDVSQIRPALVLSPTSSNSRMTNRPVSPIKSGIARPASPMKNPSQSRSAAAANMLSSMVEKAKASRAGITRKVTTSSNISTNSSSTAAVRNKKGPANATSRPPVSRPATRTGRRSIANSDTSEASNGTVIRKGGPAKKTSASRKGGATGSVRKTTAAKANTSTTSTGTGRVLRKRA; this is translated from the exons ATGGCTCCTACACgaccaagaacaagatcTTCGGGCCAAGGCTCCCCTTCCTTTTCCAAGAATGCTGCAGCCGAATTAGTTCCTCTACGATCTGGAAGCCCTACAGCGCACCCACCAAGTCCCATCAAAAAGCGAACAGCCGGTACCATCACGATGCAACAGAAGCAGGCCATGATCGACAACATGCAACTTGAGA TCACCGAACGCGCTCGTCGACTAAGGGCTCAATACAATTATATGGCCACAACTGCGCGCTCACGTATTGAAATGCGACTCAACAGAATCCCCATGTCAATGAGGAACGTCAAAATGGGAGAATTGTTGCAGAAGTATATGGATCAAGAGAGACAACGAACCGCAAGATCAGCGGCCACAAAGAAGCCCCCAACAACAGCACGAATTACAAGCCCAGTAAAACAGGCACAACACAGCGCGCACAACTTCAAGTCTTCGACGCGTATAAACAAGCGCATGAG TGATGCCATCTCGGGAGATAAGGAGAACGAAATCGAGCACAACGAAAATGCCAAGAAGGTCCGAGGTGTACCAAATGGAGATGTGTCTCAAATCCGACCTGCACTGGTTCTTtcaccaacttcatcaaACTCGCGAATGACGAACCGACCAGTCTCCCCTATAAAATCTGGCATTGCGCGACCTGCTTCACCAATGAAGAACCCTTCACAATCTCGTTCAGCTGCTGCTGCGAATATGCTCTCCAGCATGGtggaaaaggcaaaagcCTCACGTGCCGGCATAACACGAAAGGTCACCACATCCTCAAACATAAGCACAAATTCCAGTAGTACTGCTGCGGTGAGAAACAAGAAAGGCCCTGCAAACGCAACCTCTCGGCCCCCAGTCTCACGACCAGCCACGCGGACAGGGCGCAGGTCTATCGCCAACAGTGATACAAGCGAGGCCAGCAACGGAACAGTGATAAGAAAGGGGGGCCCAGCAAAGAAAACCTCAGCTTCACGTAAGGGGGGTGCAACAGGATCAGTGCGCAAGACAACAGCAGCGAAGGCCAACACTTCGACTACAAGCACAGGCACAGGGCGCGTGTTGCGGAAACGGGCATAG
- a CDS encoding hypothetical protein (BUSCO:46833at5125), which produces MVLEAVMVVVDNSESSRNGDYQPTRFDSQVDAVNITFQSITQGNPESSVGLMSMGGKGPEVLVTLTTEQGKILEGLHRTKKKIGGSSHLKTGIQVATLALKHRQNRSQRQRIIVFVCSPVEESEKELTTLAKKMKKANISVDFVLFGDLDDDSTKNKLQLFIDTVKTNDGCHLVVIPPSSKLLSDQLVSSPILLGENAGGSGGAGGAGGGNDEFEFGFDPAMEPELALALRMSMEEEKARQEKAAREEEEAAKKASLGDVKEEDEGQGSSSKDQDKDKKGDGDKMDIS; this is translated from the exons ATGGTTCTCGAGGCGGTTATGGTTGTCGTTGACAACAGCGAAAGCAGCAGAAATGGCGACTACCAACCAACTCGATTCGATTCGCAAGTAGATGCCGTCAACATCACCTTCCAGTCTATTACACAAGGAAACCCCGAGTCATCTGTTGGACTAATGAGCATGGGTGGCAAGGGACCCGAGGTGTTGGTGACTCTCACCACTGAGCAGGGCAAGATCCTCGAGGGCCTGCATcgaacaaagaagaagattggcGGCTCCTCTCATCTGAAGACAGGTATCCAGGTGGCTACT CTTGCCTTGAAGCACCGACAGAACCGATCCCAACGTCAACGAATAATAGTCTTCGTCTGCTCCCCTGTCGAGGAATCAGAGAAGGAGCTCACCACACTcgccaagaagatgaagaaagcCAATATCTCAGTCGACTTTGTTTTGTTCGGCGACCTCGATGACGACAGCACCAAGAACAAGTTGCAACTGTTCATTGATACGGTCAAGACCAACGATGGCTGTCACTTGGTGGTCATTCCTCCCAGTAGCAAGTTACTTAGTGACCAACTTGTTTCTTCACCCATTCTTCTGGGCGAGAACGCTGGCGGATCTGGCGGAGCTGGAGGTGCAGGCGGTGGCAACGATGAATTCGAGTTCGGCTTCGACCCTGCGATGGAGCCCGAGCTTGCTCTTGCCCTACGCATGAGtatggaggaagagaaggccCGGCAGGAGAAGGCTGCTcgcgaagaggaggaggccgCCAAGAAAGCCTCTCTCGGTGatgtcaaggaggaagatgagggTCAGGGATCAAGCAGCAAGGACCAAGATAAGGACAAGAAGGGTGACGGAGACAAGATGGACATCTCATAA
- a CDS encoding hypothetical protein (SECRETED:SignalP(1-48)), producing MGAWTIFALIVINKAGGLVYNKNFHDGLKQISTNEYLVLAGTFHGVHAITSRLNPVNNIPEATPPGSRPEPPSGLEVLETENFRMQCFNTMTGTKFLLFTDTTQANVDVTIRKIYDLYSDYVMKNPFYSLEMPIRCDIFDRKLLSYIREINNR from the exons ATGGGAGCTTG GACCATATTTGctctcatcgtcatcaacaAGGCTGGTGGTTTGGTTTACAACAAAAACTTCCACGATGGCCTCAAACAGATCAGCACAAATGAATATTTAGTCCTTGCTGGAACCTTTCACGG TGTTCATGCAATCACCTCCCGTCTCAACCCAGTCAACAATATACCAGAAGCAACGCCTCCAGGTAGCAGACCAGAACCACCATCCGGTCTGGAAGTGCTCGAGACAGAAAACTTTCGCATGCAGTGCTTCAACACCATGACAGGCACAAAgttcctcctcttcaccgACACAACACAGGCAAACGTTGATGTCACTATCCGGAAGATCTACGATCTCTACTCCGATTATGTCATGAAGAACCCTTTTTATTCTCTAGAGATGCCTATTCGCTGCGACATCTTTGACCGGAAACTACTATCATACATCAGGGAGATCAACAACCGATAG
- a CDS encoding hypothetical protein (BUSCO:52573at5125): MDDQQTPPQQPPRKVHHARTSRPKPPTPGNEQAAATLDLGEFQDVDTLTLSEAALVLNALHAKRKNDRRNVNNTEMLNSTLTYLDNFARFTQKENVEAVERLLSAHKNLAKFERAQLGSLCCEGADEAKTLIPSLADKISDQDLQDLLDEISKLQTR; the protein is encoded by the exons ATGGACGATCAACAAACACCTCCCCAGCAGCCACCCAGGAAGGTTCACCACGCTCGAACCTCCCGACCTAAGCCCCCAACTCCCGGAAACGAGCAAGCTGCTGCAACTCTCGACCTCggagagttccaggacgtcgATACCCTGACACTCTCTGAAGCCGCTCTGGTCCTAAACGCTCTTCACGCCAAGCGAAAGAATGACCGCCGAAACGTTAACAACACCGA GATGTTGAACTCGACTCTCACCTACCTCGACAACTTTGCGCGATTCACGCAAAAGGAGAACGTAGAAGCAGTTGAGCGTCTTCTTAGCGCACACAAGAACCTTGCCAAGTTTGAGCGCGCACAGCTGG GTTCCCTATGTTGTGAAGGAGCCGACGAGGCGAAGACACTGATTCCTTCACTGGCCGACAAGATCTCGGATCAGGACCTTCAGGATTTGCTCGACGAGATTTCTAAGCTCCAGACTCGATGA
- a CDS encoding hypothetical protein (TransMembrane:1 (o213-237i)) gives MTKILRVDDKEECGADKQYYKCSYFNFKYTGCCSHDPCIKPHGCHDDHVTSEPSSWLTSDMSDTETTTHERTVTGDGNMGISVSWLFTTDVPDTETTLETRRRSSVSITMSEDEEPSSLASRTVSPTTMTDSGTTRTVSNPHRVTVTNKKTIYTSLGPSTPSGFITSVTSAGTDQLPFPTGSFESASVSFPTETGTPSAHLGEDSSKNGSPSVGLVVGAAIGGIAFLGLVVGAVIYIRRRRAKNIEFPNTPYYLEEKGEKSYLSRILSRKSTRRSQDPFAPFGGRIDRVDNHLQPPSGTFEMDGTDNVVHELPAVTYDDGNEKESHPGSHAAANSTTGHTAVSGYSAQTAYPTATGSCIDPRANLNATLEDRQQQQFVNHWNQYRALGENANQRQ, from the exons ATGACCAAAATTCTACGAGTTGACGACAAGGAAGAATGTGGCGCTGACAAACAATACTACAAATGTAGTTACTTTAATTTCAAATACACCGGTTGTTGCTCTCACGATCCATGCATCAAGCCTCACGGCTGTCACGACGACCACGTCACCTCGGAACCCAGCTCATGGTTAACCAGCGACATGTCTGATACCGAGACCACTACACACGAGAGAACCGTTACTGGAGATGGCAATATGGGGATTTCTGTTTCCTGGCTCTTTACTACAGATGTTCCTGATACCGAAACCACTCTGGAGACTCGAAGAAGATCAAGTGTCTCCATCACCATGTCCGAAGACGAGGAGCCATCTTCACTTGCTAGCCGCACAGTATCTCCCACGACTATGACCGACTCAGGCACTACTCGCACAGTTTCAAACCCTCATCGCGTCACAGTCACCAACAAAAAAACCATCTACACCAGTCTGGGACCTTCGACACCCAGCGGCTTCATAACCTCGGTGACCTCAGCCGGTACGGATCAATTACCTTTCCCTACTGGATCCTTTGAGAGCGCATCTGTCTCTTTTCCTACTGAGACAGGTACCCCGAGTGCTCATCTCGGGGAGGACAGTAGTAAGAATGGATCGCCTTCAGTCGGGCTTGTTGTTGGGGCTGCCATCGGCGGTATCGCTTTCCTAGGCCTTGTCGTCGGTGCAGTGATTTACATACGCCGTCGGAGGGCCAAGAACATCGAGTTCCCCAACACTCCCTACTACCTGGAAGAAAAGGGGGAGAAGAGCTATCTTAGCAGGATATTGTCACGCAAGAGCACTCGCAGGAGCCAGGACCCCTTTGCACCATTTGGAG GCCGTATCGACAGAGTAGACAACCACCTCCAGCCCCCCAGTGGCACTTTTGAGATGGATGGCACTGACAATGTTGTGCATGAGCTTCCTGCCGTCACTTATGACGACGGTAACGAAAAGGAGTCTCACCCAGGAAGTCATGCGGCAGCCAACTCGACCACTGGACACACTGCTGTTTCTGGATATTCCGCTCAGACTGCATATCCCACAGCTACTGGGAGCTGCATAGACCCTCGTGCCAACCTCAACGCAACCTTGGAGGatcgtcaacaacaacaatttGTCAACCACTGGAATCAATATCGAGCTCTAGGCGAGAATGCGAATCAACGTCAATAA
- a CDS encoding hypothetical protein (BUSCO:13381at5125): MATKSAAVGDKRKSAPSGKYQSSSKFNKKPRLDERKVKKQPVKESEDSDEEDGGADLSEEAPQRSSNGAGDGKTFERTSGQTSRESHAKQKQLAQERKAAKPLADEVQRTKKLWERLRRKSHVPKEERQTLVDELFTIITGRIKDFVLKHDAVRAVQTAIKYASPDQKKQIARELTGTYAQLAESRYAKFLIGKLLVQNDEEIRDIIIPEFYGRVRKMINHPEASWILDDVYRGVATKEQKAILLREWYGPEFSIRELTKDTNPTSDLKAILEAEPNKRGPIMKSLVDIIGSLVNKKMTGFTMLHDAMFQYFSATQPGTEEFTEFFEMVKGDEGGDLLKNMAFTRNGAKLTCLLLAHGSSKDRKQILKTYKDTFLLMSGDIWAHLVILTAYDVIDDTKLTAKTIFPEILGEGESLAQNVVAAANNPFARTTILYLFEGLAKSLFPPSQSFEVEILKEVHEIRQTTSKKDEEIRRNELVTAISPQLISVIAEVPSELTATAFGCQFVTDVLLSGVGDKQQALEAIAQSVSGNPSEEPAEDDLQPQVHISRTPHGGRMLKSLIQGGKYDKAAGKIIPVDPPLEFSNVLYPVIKEHIMDWATGPSSFVVLGLLEVGDFGETDALKKTLKKNKKTLEKAATEETPEQKAAREAHEAAPKDAKKGKKKADKKPVGNVGSKLLLEKL; this comes from the exons ATGGCTACTAAATCTGCAGCCGTTGGCGACAAGAGAAAGTCCGCTCCTAGCGGCAAGTATCagtcttcttccaagttcaacaagaagcctaGACTCGACGAGagaaaggtcaagaagcAACCTGTGAAGGAGTCGGAGGATTCtgacgaggaagatggcGGTGCCGATCTGAGCGAAGAGGCTCCCCAGAGGTCTTCAAATGGTGCTGGAGATGGAAAGACCTTTGAGCGAA CTTCAGGCCAAACTTCACGCGAATCCCATGCCAAGCAGAAGCAGCTCGCCCAGGAGCGCAAGGCCGCAAAGCCTCTCGCTGACGAAGTTCAACGCACAAAGAAGCTGTGGGAGAGACTGCGACGAAAGTCCCATGTTCCCAAGGAGGAACGACAGACATTGGTTGATGAACTGTTTACCATCATCACCGGTCGCATCAAAGATTTCGTCCTCAAGCACGACGCCGTGCGCGCTGTCCAGACTGCCATCAAGTACGCCTCGCCCGACCAGAAGAAGCAGATTGCTCGCGAGTTGACGGGCACATACGCTCAGCTCGCCGAGAGTCGATATGCCAAGTTCCTGATTGGAAAGCTTCTGGTCCAGAACGACGAGGAGATCCGAGATATCATTATTCCCGAGTTTTACGGCCGTGTCCGAAAGATGATCAACCACCCTGAGGCTTCATGGATTCTCGACGATGTCTACCGAGGTGTTGCGACAAAGGAACAAAAGGCTATTCTTCTGCGCGAGTGGTATGGTCCCGAGTTCTCTATCCGAGAGCTCACCAAGGATACAAACCCTACTTCCGACCTCAAGGCTATCCTTGAGGCTGAGCCCAACAAGCGAGGTCCCATCATGAAGAGTTTGGTTGACATTATCGGCTCTCTTGTCAACAAGAAGATGACTGGCTTCACCATGCTCCACGACGCTATGTTCCAGTACTTCTCTGCCACCCAGCCTGGCACAGAAGAGTTCACCGAGTTCTTCGAGATGGTCAAGGGTGACGAGGGCGGAGATTTGCTCAAGAACATGGCTTTCACCCGCAACGGTGCCAAGCTTACCTGTTTGCTCTTGGCTCACGGATCCTCTAAGGACCGAAAGCAGATTCTCAAGACTTACAAAGACACTTTCCTGCTAATGTCTGGCGACATCTGGGCACATCTCGTTATCCTTACTGCCTACGATGTTATTGATGACACTAAGCTCACTGCTAAAACCATCTTCCCTGAGATCCTCGGCGAGGGCGAGAGCCTTGCTCAGAACGTTGTTGCTGCAGCCAACAACCCCTTCGCCAGGACAACAATTCTTTATCTCTTCGAGGGTCTTGCCAAGTCTCTATTTCCTCCCAGCCAGTCATTTGAAGTTGAGATTCTCAAGGAGGTACACGAGATCCGTCAGACGACAAGTAAGAAGGATGAGGAAATTCGCCGCAATGAACTTGTCACTGCTATTTCGCCTCAGCTCATCTCCGTCATTGCTGAGGTTCCTTCCGAACTTACCGCCACCGCTTTTGGTTGCCAATTTGTCACAGATGTACTCCTCTCGGGAGTTGGTGACAAGCAGCAGGCTCTTGAAGCCATTGCCCAGTCAGTCAGTGGCAACCCTAGCGAGGAACCAGCAGAGGATGATCTTCAGCCCCAGGTACACATCTCAAGGACACCCCACGGTGGCCGCATGCTGAAGTCGCTGATCCAAGGCGGCAAGTACGACAAGGCTGCCGGCAAGATTATTCCTGTTGACCCTCCTCTGGAGTTCTCCAACGTCCTCTACCCAGTCATCAAGGAGCACATTATGGACTGGGCCACTGGACCCAGCTCGtttgttgttcttggtcttcttgaggTCGGCGACTTTGGAGAGACTGATGCGCTCAAGAAGAcgctcaagaagaacaagaagaccCTAGAGAAGGCCGCCACTGAGGAGACCCCTGAGCAAAAGGCTGCTCGTGAGGCTCACGAGGCCGCGCCCAAGGATGCCAAgaagggcaaaaagaaggcAGATAAGAAGCCTGTTGGTAATGTTGGTAGCAAGCTGTTGCTGGAGAAATTGTAA
- a CDS encoding hypothetical protein (BUSCO:54760at5125) — protein sequence MGREDQVEEREVLESIFPEEITDISETEFRVSVALDIPDEEDKEPPSMLLQVRYPEDYPEKPPHLDILTPPNAISHEHFNVAEDRDQLLASLDETIQENLGMAMIFAIVSTLKDNAEQLIQERKDVITRAHEEAAQAAEAEENKKFHGTRVTPETFIKWREGFIKEMEEKRQQEEDDRLAEMKKAKVKEPARLTGRQLWERGLASKGDDDEEDDDMPVEGVEKLKVEAV from the exons ATGGGACGGGAAGATCAAGTCGAAGAGCGCGAGGTGCTCGAATCAATTTTCCCAGAAGAAATTACAG ACATTTCTGAAACCGAGTTTAGAGTCTCAGTCGCACTAGATATTCccgatgaagaagataaAGAACCCCCGAGCATGCTCCTCCAAGTGAGGTATCCAGAAGACTACCCCGAAAAACCACCCCATCTAGACATCCTAACTCCTCCCAATGCCATATCCCACGAACATTTCAACGTCGCAGAAGATCGCGACCAGCTTCTCGCCAGCCTCGACGAGACCATCCAAGAAAACCTCGGCATGGCAATGATCTTTGCGATAGTTTCCACGCTAAAGGATAATGCCGAGCAGCTCATCCAGGAGCGCAAGGATGTCATCACAAGGGCCCACGAGGAAGCTGCTCAAGCTGCCGAGGCGGAGGAGAACAAGAAATTCCACGGTACTCGTGTGACTCCTGAGACTTTCATCAAGTGGCGCGAGGGTTTCATAAaggagatggaggagaaGAGGCAACAGGAAGAGGACGACCGTCTAGCTGAGATGAAGAAAGCAAAAGTCAAGGAGCCTGCTCGCTTGACGGGCAGACAGCTTTGGGAGAGAGGTCTTGCTAGTAagggtgacgatgatgaagaggatgacgacATGCCTGTAGAGGGTGTTGAGAAGCTCAAAGTTGAGGCCGTATAA